A part of Microbulbifer sp. MI-G genomic DNA contains:
- a CDS encoding thiolase family protein, which yields MKDVAVVSYCRTAIAKARRGALNQTHGIPMAAHVMSEAISRAHIAPQEVEDVVLGCGLPEGATGHNIARNAALYAAFGMQVPGFTINRYCGSGLNAASVVANRIAAGEMQIGVAGGVESISLVQFNLNLNHFVYEPLQQKIPAVWWTMIQTADFVADKYQISRESQDKYVVESQRRVAAALKAGKFAEEIVPFQTVMSVRNKESDEVSDKNVILVEDEGPRPDTTLEGLSALETVNPGGTVTAGNASQLSDGAAAVVMMDAKLAAQRNLPILGLFRGMQLSAVAPKEMSIAVTPAIKKLMRHHGISMTGVDLWELHEAFAVTTLYNQAELDTPWEITNVNGGAIALGHPYGMSGIRYLGSTLLELGRRGLHHAVIGICTAGGMSTAAYLER from the coding sequence ATGAAAGATGTCGCCGTTGTAAGCTATTGCCGCACTGCCATTGCCAAAGCGCGCCGGGGTGCCCTGAACCAGACCCACGGCATCCCCATGGCGGCTCATGTGATGAGTGAGGCTATTAGCAGAGCGCACATTGCGCCACAGGAGGTCGAGGATGTGGTGTTGGGCTGTGGTCTCCCTGAGGGCGCCACCGGGCATAACATCGCCCGCAATGCAGCACTTTACGCGGCGTTCGGGATGCAAGTTCCTGGCTTTACCATAAACCGCTATTGTGGCTCAGGCCTCAATGCGGCCTCCGTTGTCGCTAACCGCATTGCCGCAGGCGAGATGCAGATCGGAGTTGCCGGAGGGGTTGAGAGTATTAGCCTGGTGCAGTTCAACTTGAATTTGAACCACTTTGTCTACGAGCCTCTTCAGCAAAAGATACCTGCCGTGTGGTGGACCATGATCCAGACTGCAGATTTTGTAGCTGACAAATATCAGATCAGTCGCGAATCTCAGGACAAATACGTTGTTGAGTCACAAAGGAGAGTCGCAGCTGCACTCAAAGCGGGCAAGTTTGCCGAGGAAATTGTCCCTTTCCAAACAGTAATGTCTGTCAGAAACAAAGAAAGTGACGAGGTTAGTGACAAAAATGTGATCTTAGTTGAAGACGAAGGTCCGCGGCCCGATACTACGCTGGAAGGGCTCTCCGCACTGGAAACGGTAAATCCCGGTGGCACAGTAACTGCGGGAAATGCCTCCCAGCTTTCGGATGGTGCCGCCGCAGTTGTGATGATGGATGCCAAACTGGCTGCGCAGAGAAACCTGCCCATCTTGGGTTTGTTTCGCGGAATGCAACTGTCTGCAGTCGCTCCCAAGGAAATGAGTATTGCCGTGACGCCGGCAATAAAAAAATTGATGAGACATCACGGCATTTCCATGACGGGTGTTGATCTCTGGGAGCTACATGAGGCCTTTGCCGTCACCACGCTTTATAACCAGGCAGAGCTGGATACACCTTGGGAGATTACCAATGTAAACGGTGGGGCCATTGCCCTGGGGCACCCCTACGGCATGTCAGGTATCCGTTATCTGGGTTCCACCTTGCTGGAACTTGGTCGACGGGGGCTACATCACGCAGTTATTGGGATATGTACGGCCGGTGGTATGTCGACTGCAGCCTATTTGGAGCGCTGA
- a CDS encoding DUF885 domain-containing protein: MKKIIKNILLLISYHLAACQVAPLPKEDFTSINTQSEAEGVLNEIADRYYDFSVKKNPISVYTLDLDYADHSYLPENDRKSLEQESELQNTLYQQLMALDAELIKSHNAQIVYTILRESLETELALKVCRRELWQSISSNHGWQGDYLQLAQLQPVSSPELQAQAISRWKKIPQTIKNEVDNLKTGLALGYSMPKEIAQQTVMQLRAMINLDLFQQPFMSPAQRSTDKAFQTELATVVKELINPAIEYYVQFLEQQYIPSARESYSLLELPKGRQCYAAFLRSWNNKDIPPEEIKALGKNTVRENTNKIKSIGFELYDTRDFNTIIQKVLHDKNNLFKSEDEMKTVLSEHLKNAKEKSAIWFTTVPKNELAITPLPPQAPAGAAQYQPGEPGKFLISFKDPKQQSKGRLEVAAYHEGYPGHHLQISSWQSGHNIHPITRFSFFGSYIEGWGRYSELLAEEMGLYRHEYALISRRAWPARGIVLDTGLHLEGWSKQEVIDYILQSGAFNREFAQQIFYRSVAEPGQLTSYDVGAHEILSLRRLAQQQQGNRFDIRLFHEKILENGPLPWEALKTNILQWLSNSSG, translated from the coding sequence ATGAAAAAAATAATAAAAAATATTTTACTATTAATATCCTATCATTTAGCCGCCTGCCAAGTGGCACCCTTGCCAAAGGAAGACTTTACCAGTATCAACACACAATCAGAGGCTGAAGGGGTACTGAACGAGATTGCTGACCGCTACTACGATTTTTCTGTTAAAAAAAACCCGATCTCTGTTTATACACTCGATCTTGATTACGCAGATCACAGTTACCTGCCAGAGAATGACCGGAAAAGCCTCGAACAAGAATCAGAACTTCAAAACACCTTATACCAACAGTTAATGGCGCTGGATGCTGAGCTAATTAAATCCCACAACGCCCAAATAGTGTATACCATACTGCGTGAATCTCTTGAAACAGAGCTGGCATTGAAAGTATGTAGAAGAGAATTATGGCAAAGTATCTCAAGCAACCATGGTTGGCAGGGTGACTACCTACAACTGGCACAATTACAGCCTGTAAGCAGTCCCGAATTACAGGCCCAGGCTATTTCACGCTGGAAAAAAATACCGCAAACCATAAAAAATGAAGTTGACAACCTTAAAACGGGCTTGGCGTTAGGATACTCTATGCCAAAAGAGATTGCCCAGCAAACAGTTATGCAATTACGCGCAATGATCAATCTTGATCTATTCCAGCAGCCATTTATGTCTCCAGCCCAGCGCAGTACTGATAAGGCATTCCAGACAGAACTAGCGACTGTTGTCAAAGAGTTGATCAATCCAGCTATTGAGTACTATGTGCAATTTCTAGAACAGCAGTATATTCCATCTGCAAGAGAGAGCTATTCCCTGCTGGAACTGCCTAAAGGGCGCCAATGCTACGCCGCCTTTCTGAGAAGCTGGAATAATAAAGACATTCCCCCTGAAGAGATAAAAGCCTTAGGTAAAAATACAGTCAGAGAAAATACAAACAAAATTAAAAGTATCGGATTTGAACTCTACGATACTCGCGATTTCAATACCATTATTCAAAAAGTACTGCATGACAAAAACAACCTGTTCAAATCTGAAGATGAGATGAAAACAGTTTTATCAGAACACCTAAAAAATGCAAAGGAAAAATCTGCAATTTGGTTTACTACAGTGCCGAAAAATGAGCTTGCGATAACTCCATTGCCGCCTCAAGCGCCTGCCGGTGCGGCTCAGTATCAACCTGGAGAGCCAGGAAAGTTTTTGATCAGCTTTAAAGATCCCAAACAGCAAAGCAAAGGCAGGCTTGAAGTAGCTGCCTATCATGAAGGCTATCCTGGCCATCACTTGCAAATCTCAAGTTGGCAGTCAGGGCACAATATACACCCAATAACACGGTTTTCCTTTTTTGGTAGCTATATCGAGGGCTGGGGGCGTTATAGTGAACTCCTTGCTGAGGAAATGGGCTTATACCGGCACGAATACGCACTGATTAGTCGTAGGGCCTGGCCCGCCAGAGGCATTGTTTTGGACACAGGTCTCCATTTAGAGGGGTGGAGCAAACAAGAAGTGATTGATTATATTTTGCAATCCGGTGCTTTTAACCGGGAGTTCGCACAACAGATCTTTTACCGCAGTGTTGCAGAACCGGGGCAGTTAACCTCCTATGATGTAGGGGCGCATGAAATTCTGTCTCTGAGAAGGCTGGCCCAGCAGCAACAGGGAAACCGATTTGATATCAGGCTATTCCATGAAAAAATATTGGAAAATGGACCACTTCCCTGGGAGGCACTTAAAACAAACATTCTACAGTGGCTTTCAAATAGCTCAGGTTAA
- a CDS encoding MarR family winged helix-turn-helix transcriptional regulator has protein sequence MPSSSKPFFYASKYRAAFLASMAGRLRDLICEDGSKLLKAKGVTAPVTDVSFMLFLSENEPSFTADIARALNFSHQRVASRITILEKLKLVTCVSDKQDLRRKRVTLTKKGKSEALAQAEIYKTVALAIEDLFEEIGDDLMDRLQLTLETLEQESLPERIDRLK, from the coding sequence ATGCCAAGCTCAAGCAAGCCATTTTTCTATGCCTCCAAATACCGCGCAGCCTTTTTAGCCAGTATGGCAGGGAGACTTAGAGATTTAATCTGTGAAGACGGATCAAAGCTACTCAAAGCCAAAGGGGTCACTGCACCGGTCACCGATGTGTCGTTTATGTTGTTTCTTAGTGAAAATGAACCATCCTTCACTGCCGATATAGCACGTGCACTTAATTTTTCTCATCAACGCGTTGCATCAAGAATCACCATTTTGGAGAAGCTGAAACTGGTGACCTGTGTTTCAGACAAGCAGGATCTACGCCGAAAACGAGTCACTTTAACCAAAAAAGGCAAATCGGAGGCCCTCGCCCAAGCAGAAATTTATAAAACGGTTGCACTGGCGATTGAAGACCTGTTTGAAGAGATAGGGGATGACCTTATGGATCGGTTACAACTAACCCTGGAAACCCTTGAACAGGAATCCCTGCCGGAGAGAATAGATAGATTGAAATAA